In Aegilops tauschii subsp. strangulata cultivar AL8/78 chromosome 3, Aet v6.0, whole genome shotgun sequence, one genomic interval encodes:
- the LOC109779442 gene encoding ethylene-responsive transcription factor 1-like — translation MPPRCRGSSGYRGIRERPSGAYYTEIRSGDVRLGLGTFETPHEAARPYDTAAWRLERPRAHMNFQDVYTREQAQAAAPPPRLIKDLDRAEDERAMAEWRRRHPEDVANERAFWAERMARRRAKRADRRRRKALAISQCDLVNAGGKSFFSSDDDRWDDVWLSTSDNTNEGDDDEDDSE, via the coding sequence atgccgccgcgctgccgagGATCTTCGGGCTACCGCGGCATCCGCGAGCGCCCCTCCGGTGCCTACTACACTGAGATCCGGTCCGGCGACGTCCGGCTCGGCCTCGGCACGTTCGAAACCCCGCACGAGGCCGCCCGCCCGTACGACACGGCGGCGTGGCGCCTAGAGAGGCCTCGCGCGCATATGAACTTCCAGGACGTCTACACGCGCGAGCaggcgcaggccgccgcccctcctcctcgccttatcaaAGACTTGGACCGCGCGGAGGATGAGCGAGCTATGGCGGAGTGGCGCCGGCGCCACCCGGAGGATGTCGCCAACGAGCGTGCCTTCTGGGCAGAGAGGATGGCAAGGCGCCGCGCGAAGCGGGCGGACCGGCGTCGGCGGAAGGCACTGGCCATATCGCAGTGCGATCTCGTCAACGCCGGTGGGAAGTCGTTCTTCTCGTCAGACGATGATCGTTGGGATGACGTGTGGCTCTCTACCTCGGACAACACCAACGAaggtgatgatgatgaggacgactCGGAGTAG